agTACGCAGATAATACGACAACGCTTTAATGATCCATGCAACCGTTTAGGGTTGTACGTAGACGATACCCTAGCACTTTAATGATCCATGCATCCATTTACGTGCTATTGTTTCGGAACATGGCTCGCACCATCAACATTGTGAACCGCGATAAGTCCAATGATACGCAATCAAAAGAGGAGCATCTATGCAAGCAAAAACTATATATTGATGTTTCAAATATtgaacaccccccccccctccccatcAACAAGAAGTAGCATATATACCAGCAAAAACTGTATGCCGAACATAAAAATTGATGTAATTTTAGCCCCTCCTATTTTTCTCAAATACATATGCCAAACAAACTCTAACAGTACATCTATAAATGGTTGAAGGACAATATTAGAGAATAAACATCCACTCGTTGTTTTTTTTGCAGTAATCAATGGGGAGAAAGAACATGTAAATGGCTTTAGGACAATATTAGAGAATGTACATATCAATGAGACTCTTAATTCTTCTGGAATTCTTATGCCCCACAAACTCTAACAATACATCTGGTTTAAAACAAGAGGAAGCACCATTTTAATAACACATTTACTTGTTATAATTCCCAAAACATTGTTCTTTTAAAGTCCACTCCACACATTGTCCACAGCAGCAAAGAGTACAAAGCTAATATGTAGCCACAGGTATATACAGCGATAATTGATCACATTATATGTAGGTAGTACATTTTTCACAATTTACGTAAATAAGGTCTGCTCTCTGTCTGTCAAGGAAAGAAGTAGGCGAAGGCTTTGGAGTAGTTTGCGGGTTGGGAGAGGAGAGCGCGGCGTCCATCGCAGACCCGACCCGTTTGGCCTTAAATGGCTCCAGCTGTTCCCATCCAAACCCAACAGAGAGGCAGTCTGGAGAGAGGAAAGGGAGTGGTCATGGCCTCGACGGGCGCCTGCGTTTAAAAACCTGGCCCCTTAATTTCGCCACCGGTTACTAGTAGCTCGCTACTGCTGTCCGCTGCTCTGGTGCTGGCCTGGCTTCatcccccctctctctctctctctgagcaagaggaagaagacacggaggaggagccctGAAGACCAATCGGAGCGAAATCGGGCCAAAAGCGTCCGTTTCTGCACGCGAAAATATGGAGCGATGAGCGGAAGAGCAAGGAAGGAAACAAAATGggaggatggatggatggccTGACCAGCAGAAGGAACCAGGGATCTCGCAGGATATTTCCGCTTCTGCTTCGCTGATCTCGAGCTGTGCGTTACTTCTTTCTTGGTGTATAAATAGGAGCACAGGCCAGGCCAGAGTTCTcacacagcacagcacaacacaacacagcaatctctcttctccttcttcgtTCCCCCAACGAGCGAGAGCTCCGACAGCCATGGATTTCGGCGACGACTTCCCGGAGGGCTCCGACAGCCATGGCCAGCAGCAGAACAACCGCCGCAAGCGCTACCACCGCCACACCCCGCGCCAGATTCAGACGCTCGAAGGGTACGTTCTACTTCTGAATTATGCcgtaccttttctttttcttgctgGTTGTCTTTCCTTGTGATTcatcttgttgttgttcttgatgTTGTCCGTGTGGCCGGTGCGTGTCCTAATGGCGTATCCATGTGCAGGATGTTCAAGGAGTGCCCCCACCCTGACGAGAACCAGCGTGCGCAACTCAGCCGCGAGCTCGGGCTGGAGGCCCGTCAGATCAAGTTCTGGTTCCAGAACCGCCGCACCCAGATGAAGGTACGTGACGTCTATATATTATACGCGGATTTAATTCTTTCCTGAATTCTTTTCCACTGCTTTAATTCTTTCCATGGCTTTAATTCCTCTTTTCTTATATATATACGTGCCGTGTGTGGGGGGTGTGATGTGGAATATCGGAATGAATCTCGAATTCTCGATTTCGTTTTGGTTCTGGTTGTTCCAGGCGCAGCACGAACGCGCCGACAACTGCTTCCTCCGCGCCGAGAACGACAAGATCCGGTGCGAGAACATCGCCATGGGTGAGGCGCTCAAGAACGTTATCTGCCCCACCTGCGGCGGCCCCCCCGTCGGCGAGGACTTCTTTGACGAGCAGAAGCTCCGTATGGAGAACGCCCGTCTCAAGGAAGAGGTAAACAAAGCATAGCTCCCTTGATTTAgattttcttatttattttgagaggAGTTCTTTCGATTCGATCCTTCCCACGCGATTCATGTGTGTTTTGTAATTTGTATCTATCTGAATTCCGATGATGTGTTCTTGCCAAGCAGCTGGACCGCGTGTCGTCCGTGGCGTCCAAGTTCCTGGGCAGGCCCTACTCGATGTCGCAGATGCCGCACGGCACGCCGCCGCTGTCCGTGAACTCGCTCGACCTCTCCATGGGAAGCCTCGGCATGGGCGGGCAGCCGCTCGGAGTCGGAGGTCTCGGCGGCGGGCCCACGCCGCAGGACTTGGAACTCCTCGGCTCGTCGGAGATCCCGCAGTTCCAGATGCCGGCGCCGGTATCGGAGATGGAGCGCCCCGTCATGGCCGGGATCGCAGCCCGCGCCATGGACGAGGTGATCCGCCTCGCGAACGCCGGCGAGCACGTTTGGATCAAGGTCCCTGGAGGGGACGGCTACGAGACCCTCAACGTGGACACATACGACAGCCTGTTCGGCAAGCCCGGCAGCAGCTCGTCCTTCCGCGCCGGCGACGTCCGCGTGGAGGGCACCCGTCACTGCGCGCACGTGTTCAtgagcgccgcgccgctcgtGGAGGTTTTCATGGACACCGTAAGTAGTCAGCCACCCCTTCAACCGTTCGACTGATTGCTTAGCTCCTTGATTTAATCCTAACCGGTTCGCCTCTGTTCGTGTTTTGCAGAACAAGTGGATGGAGTTCTTCCCCAGCATCGTGGCCAACGCGCGCACCGTCGACAACCTGGTCAATGGCCTGGATGGGAGGAGCGAGTCTCTGATCCTGGTAACACACATCTTGTTCCTGTTGCCGTTTGTTTATGTATGTAGAAATAAACAGCAAATCTGATCTGATGGCGTGTCGCTGTGTTGCAGATGTACGAGGAGATGCACATGCTGACGCCGCTCGTGCAGTCCCGGGAGTTCAGCTTCCTGCGCTACTGCCGGCAGATCGACCAGGGCCTGTGGGCCATCGCCGACGTGTCCGTGGAGACGGAGCGCGACGCCCAGTTCGGCGTGCCGTCGCGCTCCCGCCGCCTGCCTTCCGGCTGCCTCATCGCCGACATGGCCAATGGCTACTCCAAGGTTAATCTCACATATACAGtactattattattttttcagtCACACACACGTAGATATAGGTGGGTTCCGAGTTCTGACGCTTTCTGGtgctcctttttttgtttgtttgcaggTGACTTGGGTGGAACACATGGAGATCGAGGACAAGGGCCCGATAGGCGTGCTGTACCGCGACATGGTGACCAGCggagccgggttcggggcgcAGAGGTGGCTCGGCGCGCTGTCCAACGCGTGCGACCGCTACGGTGCCCTGGCGGCCCTTGCCGTGATGAACGCCGCCGACCTGGGCGCAGGTATATATAGATTATACTCCTATCTAGTAATGTATTTCtatttttgcctttttttattGTTAAATCATGACGATCGATGACAGCGTGTTTGGGTTTTGTCTTAATTTGTTAATCGGCCGGCAGTGACGGCTGACGGGAGGCGCAGCATGATGAAGCTGTCGCAGCGCATGGTGGCCAACTTCTGCGGCGCCCTGACGGCGAACCAGCTCATCGTGTGGACCACCATCCCCGGCGGCGCCAACGACATGAACGTGCGCGTCTCCCTGCACCGCGTCGACGAGCCGGGCCTCCCCAACGGCGTCGTCCtcagcgccgccacctccgtcTGGCTCCCCGTCCCCTGCGACCacgtcttcgtcttcctccgcgacgTCAACACCCGCAACCAGGTCCGTCCCGTTCCCGTTCCGTCTACGTGGTACTAGTACTAGATAGGctgcttaattaatttgacGTCGTCGATCTGATGTTACTTGTCTGTGTCTCTTTACCGTGCCGTTGTTTCGCCATATATTGCTGTAGTGGGACGTCCTGACGCACGGCAATACGGTCCAGGAGGCCTGTCGCATCCCCAACGGCTCCGATCCCGCCAACTGCGTCACCCTGCTGCGGGTAATGAAGCCATCCATTTCTGAATCTCCATTAAAACCGATCAGTATATCCCGTTTTAATCGCTTTCTTTTTCGTGAAACgtgcaacaacaacaacagggCGTGAACGCTAGCCACGACAGCATGCTGGTGCTGCAGGAGAGCTGCGCAGACCCGTCGGGGTCCATGCTGGTCTACTCCCCCATCGACATGCCGGCCGTCAACCTTGTGACCAGCGGCGAAGACACGGCGAACATCCCCCTGCTGCCATCCGGGTTCATCATCCTGCCCGACGGCCGCAACTCCGtgtcggcgggcggcggcgccgggtccagcggcggcggcgtgctggCCGGCTGCGTCGTCACGGTCGCCTTCCAGATCCTCATCAGCTCCCTGCCGGCTTGCAAGGTCAACTCCGAGTCCATCGCGACCGTCGGCGGGCTCATCAACACTACAATCGCCAACCTCAAGACCGCCCTCAACTGTGGCTGAAGAGTCCCGTCCGTGAGAGCCTAGCCCCCCGGCGATCGAGAGGGGGAGAACGAGAGTTGAGTTGGTTGGCAACCTTGAATGCCGGCATTCATGGACTCCACCTGCTGCtcactctctctttttctctctctcgcccggcctcgtcgtccatcCATACATGCATCCATCAGAGAACAACAAAACTTGCTTAGGTTTCGTCCGTCTGAGACATGGTTATCGGTTTTGGTTTTATTCTTCTCTTTATTACAGGATTTTGCTGGTTTTTCAGGGGTCGTTTAATCTTTTAATTTAGGCATTcatattcatgcatgcatatcagTCAGTCAGAAATCATAATCAGAAAGAGACATTTTTAAGGCTTTTGATAGTGAGGGAGTCAAGAACGCACCAATGCTTGCCCCTTTCCTCGTGTGCTTTTTGCTGCTGCCGCAAACCAATCACCATTTGCACCATGAATTCCCCATCACattgtttggtttggtttggtttgccTTTCTTTCTCCATCGATCTCTCCTCCGTTTATTTTCCCTTgtgttttgtgtgtgtgggcagcagccagcagggGTATGAATTGCGTGGTTCGGGTATTGACTTCTCTCCATCAATGTAAAGGCCTTGAATGAACATTCATTTCGGTTATAAATGGAAAGGAAAGAGATCTGGTAAAAGCTGGATGATGCGCTCATGCCCTGCTTCCTTTTCCAGGGCCCTGCGCTTtactgcttgcttgcttgcctcTGTGCTGGAGTAGCTAGCTACGTACGTATATACACAGTAGTACGTACTCATCCTTTGTCAACCTCTCCTCAACGGCCTTGAGGAAGTAGGTCGTCGTCGTGTCGAGGAAAAAACCAACGTAATCTGTCTGTCTTCAGCTGTCTGGTACACTGTATACGTACGCCTCTGTGTCACGGCCTGCGTACCTGCAGCCCGGCCAACCGATTCGTACGCCACGGCCGCCGTGCGTTCCATTCAGCCGTACATAGTCCGGCAATCCTGTATCCGTGGATCGACGGTCGAGATCGAGCCGGGACGGGGGCCGATCTGGGGCGCCCGTAGCTGCCGCTCTGGCTGCGCTAGTTATTAGCAAAGCTCACACTCAGCTCAGACTTGTTGGCCTGCCCACCTTACTTTACTGCGCCATTGATGCACGGTAGCTGCCGGCCGGGCAGGGGGAAGGAGGTGTTTCCGGTTTCCGCCGCGCTTGATGACGCCCTCGCCAGCCTCCCTTCAGGCCCCCGCGGGACCAAACAAATTCCCTCCCCGACCTACTCCACACCGCGGCTTAAAATACTGATATACACCTTCATTCAGACTTCAAATACTGATCGACTGACAATACATTCATGCACGCATCCGGCCATGCGAGTGTGGAACGCAGTTTTGAGAGCTGGGTTTTGGAATTGGATCGATGAATCTGCGACGCGTGGTGTTTCGGGAAACGACGGGGGGGATTGGTCATTTTGGGCTTCTTGTGCTGGAGAATAAGCGTAGTACGACGGTATTCAATGAGGAGGGGCCTTAAATTTCGCCATACTGTTGCTGCGGCAGCAGCGTAGAGCTCGTAGTTGTCACTATCCCCGCCCATCTTCGCGgtgctttctttctttctttttctggcccattttgtattttttttctctgtccGTGTGGAATTCAATGCTCACCCGGCCGGGACGGGAGTCAACACACAAGTATATCTGCAGTGTGTGGTGACGAACTGACGATCCTGCAGCACGCACGCTGCTACATGGACTCTTGAAAATTGAGAGGCGAAAAATCATCGTTCAGGGCAAGGTCCTCTTATATAATCCTGTTTATCAACATGCGATATGCTACTCCTAGCTTGTTCAAGGAGTATATATGTCGTCAAAGCATGGAAATTCTCCACCACGTTCGTGTCCAGTCTTAATTTAGCTCTCGTCTTGACCACTCCTGTCTCCTAGGAGTGCGAAGCCTTAAACTAGTAGGCTGTGGAAAACAAAAGGCATGGCTGGAAATAAGCTGGTTCGACAAGTACTGGGAGAGAGGGACGGAGTAATGGCAAATGCAAGGCGTCAtacggagctcctcctcctccaactaGAACACTGTTTGACAACCATTGCATAAATGCGAGAACCACCACGCGTGGCTTAGTACCTAGTTGCGCATGCGCGCGCGGATATATAAATTCTGTTCCGCGGAAATCGTTGCAACTCGATCGATCACAAGCCAAACGGATATATGGACGGGCAAGTGTGAGCCGTGCCGGCGGAGAAAACTTGGATCAGATGATCGGTGTGGGGTCCCGGCTCCGTCCACAAGACAGGGCATGACACGAGACGACCGGATGGCGATGATCAAGACAGCCACGCCACAGTAAAACCGGTAAAACATTAAaatatctatttttttaaaatggaAATAATTACAAACCTATATGTTTAAGTAATTAATATGCCTGATAAGAAAAATTTATGTCCCAAATTTCAGTGCTTCGCAAAGTAAACTTTTTCGCAAGATAAAAGAAATACATGTACACATAATACTTAAATATATATTGATACGTGTGATTTTTCGTGAAATTTTCTGATAAAAAATACTTGTTTCTTCCCCCGGGAGCATGTGCATGCTCTGGAACCAAAATTGAATTTCCGGGCAGGGTTTAGGATTTAGGATTTAGTTTTAGTGGATAAAACAATCTTTCAGGCAATATATCTGTCATGTCATACACACACAAGCTATACTGTCTTATGCGGTATCTAAGACATAGGTGAAGTTTCTTTACTAGTCTTTACTGCTATAAAGATCTCATTCGATGACTATGGTCTGTCATTTTTAGACAACACCACCGTTTATTAGATACAAAATGAGATGTGACTCGACATGGATTATTTGATGTCAGGACACCTAAAGATAGTAAACATTCTCTTTAAGCGTGTATTTTGTTGCTCGAAACAACTagtgaaagaaaaatcatTACCCATTGTTGCATCCTGGCATCTGTGAAAGCCATGGAGGCCGAAGCAGCTGCCTctatgtactactccctccgttccataattcttgtcgaaatattacatgtatctagacactttctagaaatagatacattcatttttgggcaaatttgagacaagaattatggaatggagggagtacttgccCAACAAGTGCCACCACACCGACTCTAATCGTCTAGATCGGCTAAGAGTAGCTAACACACGAAAGGATATATAGCTTTGTCTTCAGTGGCGGAGGCAGGTATAATCTTTGCAATTTCATCACATGAATTTCATATTCTTATCTTGGAATGCCGAAACACGCAAGCAAACCTTGTCACACCACTCCCAAACCGTTGCCTTGCTACTCACAGATGAAAAGTcttcccaaaaaatatatccATGTCTCCAAGATTTTTCAAGGTCATGGTGAGTGTAGATGGATGAAGAAGATATGCGTCATGGAAGACCCTGCCAAAACCACCATAGGGAAGGACGACAAAGAGCCCCTCTCGGTCACTAGCTATCGCAACGGTTACCAGACGATGCCGACATAGGAGGGAAACCCTATTTTTCCTCTTGTAGCAAGTTTAACGTTTTTACGGTATATATATGTGCCATATACCTGGATGCAACGGTCAAATGGATTGCCATTATGGCGCTTCTGGTGCCCTTCTATTGAAGGAAACCCTACCTACCCAACCCCAACACcctaaaagaaagaaaaaaggaaaacaattGTCCacacacccccccccccccccgagcGAATCTACCCGCGTGCACATCCACCCAAGTGAATCTCCCATGATATATGTCCTCACAATTCCAGCATTTACCACGCACTAACCCTACATAACACGAGAAAGCTAGATAGCTCATCATCAGTAATAGATTTCGCAGGCCACCACGTCGTCATAACAACACCAGATGCCGTTGATGATGTCGCTATCGGAGATTGTGTCTAGCAGTACCAGACCGTCTAGCCACCTCATCATCAACATCGTGGACTACCCTGATGGTGCCCTAGTACGTAGTGTGGATGTCATCGAGTGTCGTGCTCATCTTTGGCATTGCCCATCCGCACTCGTAGGGAGGCAGTGGCAAAGAGACAACCATGGAGAGGTCATCGAAGCCGAGCCAGGCGTTATTAGTGGGGAGGAGGGGCAAGCCACGGCCAAGGCAAAGACCAAGGAAGCATGAATCAGTCACAATTGGTGTCAAACTCTAGGCAAATATGCCGGTCCTAGACTTCTCTGTTAAAAATTCGCAGACTTAGTTCTAGTTTTGTATTGAAAAGTCTAATCGCTATGGTAAATTATCATAAAgttatattccctccgtcctgaaataagtggcGTGGATTtcaggatggagggagtagtacaaaaTTGCGAGTTAggcttcttgttctttttcttttggggGTTCTGTGTGATGGCTGTTCCTCTTCGAGTGAAATATGCAGCCGTCCTGTCATGTTTCAAAATTATTGTCGACCCAGCCTAGATCGATTAGTATGTAGAACCGACACGGTGTGTCACATGCACATGTATTCGTGCTTGTGTTAGCCGCAAGCACCAGTTAATTCCACCAGTCGACACGTCAAGAATTGCGCTCAACATATTTTGTAAATTAGTACCCCGTcctatccatattaattgtcaaaatattacatgtacctagacgctttttagacatagatacatacatatttaagcaaatttgaggGGAAAACACTGTCGTGGCACTATATAcagcccatgcatgcatgcatgcagggctCCAGAGCATTTGGAGAAAAAGATTTTTAAAGAGGTCAGCCTCTCAGAGCTTGACACGCATCTAGTGCATGCAGCACGGAATCACATATTAAACAGTAAAGGCGTCTCTTAGGGCATCTTAACCAGGTGTTACATAGGCGATTACTAAGTGGGGAGTAAATATTTTATCCCATCACTAGTAAAAACATCTCCAATAGATGGTTACTAAGATCTAGTACTAAGATAGAAAAACAATAGATGAATGTGAGAGTGTGGGACCCACAAAGCAAGGTTTTAGTAACAAGAGATCTCTCCAACAAGTGTTTTGTTGTTACTTATGTCTTGGTACAAGAGCCAAAGCAATTTTTTATACAAGTAACCACAACTTCACATTTCATTATTTTTCCtctccacatcatcaaaaaTCCTACATAGCACATTAATTCTTAGTGCTTGTTGACTTGTactattggagatgcccttataTACTCCGTAGTCAGCACCCAGCTTGCTTGCCCCATGCATCCAATCTTAGAACTAATCATAGTGTGAAGTCTCGGCGCGCGAACGATCGATGAATGGTGCAGTTGATGAACTATTCCATGTCGAAGATTGAAGATTGGCTAGCCCTTTTCATGAGATCGGTGTTTTGGTTCCGTTTGCTAGCATCGTAATCAAAGGTCTCAAGTTCGAGTCCTGTAGTTTTCACAATTTATCATAAAAAATTGCTCATGTCCACTCCGTCCACATATTTGCCTCTTGAGACGTACCTTTGAGCAATTGAGTTTAAACGTGTTTTTCCCGTCACACGTGACAGAGGTGTTGAAATGTATACGTGGATTGATTAGATCTTTCCATCGGATCGcatttggttgcgttggctatcGCATGAAGTTTGACATTCTAGTGTAAGGAGTGAGCAGAGCTGGTGAACGGCCGCGACGGTTTAGTAACGGGTTtgtttttggaaaagaaaggtCAAAACCTCTTATTCTGTCTTTGCATCTTCGAATgcatacatctaaattttattCACGAAGATGCCAGATAATCAATTACAAGTTTAGTACATGGGACAATTAACCATTATTTGGCAGAACAACACCTATGATTAAATCGtcattgttcttttttttagggaaaaatCGTCATTGTTCCAAAGCAATGTGTTTAAAAAAGAGATCACGTACACGCCGATCGTCATACGCAACTAGTGAAGGCTAGATCATATCATGGTTTTGCATCCTAGATGCCGAGTCAAACCAAATCAAGCCGGATCATCGGCATAAAGGCAACGTCTTCGGCAAGAAGATGatcaacatgcatatgtggttaCTGGATCCAATAGTGAAGACTAGATCGTAGATTTTCATCCCgaacacgtacgtacgtagtgTTCAAATTGCCATGTTACGTCACCCGTGACTCCTAACACTTAATTAATGTTGTTTGACATTCACcaatagaaaaaaagagatcAAATTCAGGAAAAACTAGTTCAGTTTTCCAAGAAGGGAAATTGGCACCATAATATGAGAAGAGAATTTGAAAATGGAATCTGAAAGAACTTTGGCAGAAAATTTACATA
This is a stretch of genomic DNA from Brachypodium distachyon strain Bd21 chromosome 1, Brachypodium_distachyon_v3.0, whole genome shotgun sequence. It encodes these proteins:
- the LOC100830297 gene encoding homeobox-leucine zipper protein ROC8, with amino-acid sequence MDGWPDQQKEPGISQDISASASLISSCALLLSWCINRSTGQARVLTQHSTTQHSNLSSPSSFPQRARAPTAMDFGDDFPEGSDSHGQQQNNRRKRYHRHTPRQIQTLEGMFKECPHPDENQRAQLSRELGLEARQIKFWFQNRRTQMKAQHERADNCFLRAENDKIRCENIAMGEALKNVICPTCGGPPVGEDFFDEQKLRMENARLKEELDRVSSVASKFLGRPYSMSQMPHGTPPLSVNSLDLSMGSLGMGGQPLGVGGLGGGPTPQDLELLGSSEIPQFQMPAPVSEMERPVMAGIAARAMDEVIRLANAGEHVWIKVPGGDGYETLNVDTYDSLFGKPGSSSSFRAGDVRVEGTRHCAHVFMSAAPLVEVFMDTNKWMEFFPSIVANARTVDNLVNGLDGRSESLILMYEEMHMLTPLVQSREFSFLRYCRQIDQGLWAIADVSVETERDAQFGVPSRSRRLPSGCLIADMANGYSKVTWVEHMEIEDKGPIGVLYRDMVTSGAGFGAQRWLGALSNACDRYGALAALAVMNAADLGAVTADGRRSMMKLSQRMVANFCGALTANQLIVWTTIPGGANDMNVRVSLHRVDEPGLPNGVVLSAATSVWLPVPCDHVFVFLRDVNTRNQWDVLTHGNTVQEACRIPNGSDPANCVTLLRGVNASHDSMLVLQESCADPSGSMLVYSPIDMPAVNLVTSGEDTANIPLLPSGFIILPDGRNSVSAGGGAGSSGGGVLAGCVVTVAFQILISSLPACKVNSESIATVGGLINTTIANLKTALNCG